In Helianthus annuus cultivar XRQ/B chromosome 3, HanXRQr2.0-SUNRISE, whole genome shotgun sequence, a single window of DNA contains:
- the LOC110932613 gene encoding putative pentatricopeptide repeat-containing protein At1g12700, mitochondrial: MSIAIKCCCQLNRTKDGFALLGCCFRRAIPPNVFIFNALLDGLVLEDRILEAEMLFKKLIKQKLCEPDVVMYNTMIKGLCKFGNNVTSLALLRLMEQKNCKPSIVTYSTIIDSLCKDKMIDDAFKLFKEMVSDKGILPNVITYNSLICGLCKFGCWDEASKMLKEMEDENISPNVKTFTALVDAFCKEGKIKEAEAVINIMIERGEFPNIVTYSSLIDGYCLRGEMIKAKTIFDSLRPRGLVPNLVTYNSLLNGYCKNRNIEGAMQMFRQMSGQGLKPDVVTYSTMLQGLFQVGRCVAARRLFNEMHAQGRIPDQCTYRIVLEGLCNNHLVEDALSLFHLVGNSKLNSDIVVYNILINGAGKYGKVDIARNLFYDLIDKGLQPNVHTYTVMISGFCRQGLLAESKSLFLKMEESGCPPNNVTYRVLLQGYLKNRHYDDVEMLLQEMDDRGYSLDASTLSLFIDHIAAGLLDRSMLKLLGKLVPKELLNDPSLCDWE, translated from the coding sequence ATGAGCATTGCAATCAAGTGTTGTTGTCAGTTGAATCGCACCAAAGACGGCTTTGCACTCCTAGGATGCTGCTTTAGGCGAGCTATTCCACCCAATGTCTTCATATTTAATGCACTCTTAGACGGACTCGTCCTTGAAGATAGGATTCTTGAAGCAGAGATGTTATTCAAGAAGCTCATCAAACAAAAACTTTGTGAACCTGATGTGGTTATGTATAACACAATGATTAAAGGGCTTTGCAAGTTCGGTAATAACGTTACATCACTTGCTTTGCTTAGGCTGATGGAGCAAAAAAACTGCAAGCCTAGTATTGTTACATATAGCACCATCATTGATAGTCTTTGCAAGGATAAAATGATTGATGATGCTTTCAAGCTCTTTAAAGAGATGGTATCTGACAAAGGTATTCTACCAAACGTCATCACCTACAACTCTTTAATTTGTGGTCTTTGTAAGTTTGGTTGTTGGGATGAGGCCTCAAAGATGCTAAAAGAAATGGAGGATGAGAACATTTCTCCAAATGTGAAAACCTTTACTGCATTAGTTGATGCATTTTGCAAGGAAGGTAAAATAAAAGAAGCTGAGGCTGTTATCAACATCATGATTGAGAGAGGTGAGTTTCCAAACATAGTGACATATAGCTCACTTATTGATGGCTACTGTCTGCGAGGGGAAATGATCAAAGCAAAAACAATTTTTGATTCACTGAGACCTAGAGGTCTCGTCCCTAATCTTGTCACTTACAATAGTTTGCTGAACGGGTATTGTAAGAATCGGAATATAGAAGGGGCTATGCAAATGTTTCGTCAAATGTCCGGACAAGGTTTAAAACCCGATGTGGTCACTTACAGCACCATGTTACAAGGATTGTTTCAGGTTGGGCGTTGTGTAGCTGCGCGCAGACTCTTTAATGAGATGCATGCACAAGGCCGAATTCCAGACCAGTGTACTTATCGAATAGTTCTAGAGGGTCTTTGCAACAACCATCTAGTAGAGGATGCGCTCTCTTTGTTTCATTTGGTGGGTAACAGCAAGCTCAATTCTGATATTGTTGTGTACAATATCCTCATCAATGGTGCAGGAAAATATGGGAAAGTGGATATTGCAAGGAATCTTTTCTATGACCTAATTGATAAAGGCTTGCAACCTAATGTTCATACCTATACTGTGATGATTAGTGGTTTTTGTAGGCAAGGTCTATTGGCGGAATCAAAGTCGTTGTTTCTTAAAATGGAAGAGAGTGGCTGCCCACCAAATAATGTTACTTACCGTGTTTTACTCCAAGGATATCTAAAGAACAGGCACTATGATGATGTTGAGATGCTTTTACAGGAAATGGATGATAGAGGTTACTCACTTGATGCTTCGACTTTATCGTTATTTATAGATCATATCGCAGCTGGTTTACTAGATAGAAGTATGCTTAAGTTGTTAGGTAAGCTTGTGCCAAAAGAACTACTGAACGATCCTAGCTTGTGCGACTGGGAGTGA
- the LOC110930861 gene encoding putative pentatricopeptide repeat-containing protein At1g12700, mitochondrial translates to MMNRIAFIKFRGNFTTNSFLLHSETPFSSFHIGLHSDTRNVSSNRSMFDKITNLNDALNLFDEMSHRHPLPSVVKFTQLLNVVTKMKHFSYALDLFKQMCSLGVPLDKYTLSIAIKCCCQLNRTKDGFAVLGSCFRRAIPPDVYIFSVLLDGLVLEDRILEAEMFFKKLIKQKLCEPDVVMYNTMIKGLCKFGNNVTALALLRLMEQKNCKPSIVTYSTIIDSLCKDKMMDDAFKLFKEMVFEKGILPNVITYTSLICGLCKLGRWDEASKMLKEMEDENISPDVQTFNVLVDAFCKEGKVEEAEAVINIMIERGKVPNIVTYNALIDGYCLRGEMIKAKTIFDSMTLRGLVPDVVTYSSLLNGYCKNLNIEKAEQVFHEMTVKGLKPDVVTYSTMIQGFFQVGRCVAARRLFDEMHAQGQIPDQCTYGIVLDGLCNNHLVEDALSLFYLVGNSKLNSHIAVYNILIDGAGKNGKVEVARILFQGLIDKGLQPDVRTYNVMISGFCREGQLGEAKLLFLKMEESGCPPNNITYCVFLQGCLKNKHYDDVEMLLQEMDDRGYSLDASTLSLFIDHIAAGLLDRSMLKLFNKLVPKELLDDPRLCAWESN, encoded by the coding sequence ATGATGAATCGCATAGCTTTCATCAAATTCAGAGGTAATTTCACCACCAATTCCTTCCTTCTTCATTCCGAAACCCCTTTCTCATCTTTCCACATAGGTTTACATTCCGATACTCGCAATGTTTCCTCAAATCGATCTATGTTTGATAAAATTACCAACTTAAATGATGCCCTGAACCTGTTCGATGAAATGTCACACAGACACCCTTTGCCATCTGTTGTTAAGTTTACTCAGTTGTTGAATGTTGTTACCAAAATGAAACATTTTTCTTATGCACTTGATCTTTTTAAACAAATGTGTTCCCTTGGTGTCCCTCTTGATAAATACACATTGAGCATTGCAATCAAGTGTTGTTGTCAGTTGAATCGCACCAAAGATGGTTTTGCAGTCCTAGGAAGCTGCTTTAGGCGAGCTATTCCACCCGATGTGTACATATTTAGTGTGCTCTTAGATGGACTCGTCCTAGAAGATAGGATTCTTGAAGCAGAGATGTTCTTCAAGAAGCTCATCAAACAAAAACTTTGTGAACCTGATGTGGTTATGTATAACACAATGATTAAAGGGCTTTGCAAGTTCGGTAATAACGTTACAGCACTTGCTTTGCTTAGGCTAATGGAACAAAAAAACTGCAAGCCTAGTATTGTTACATATAGCACCATCATTGATAGTCTTTGCAAGGATAAAATGATGGATGATGCTTTCAAGCTCTTTAAAGAAATGGTATTTGAAAAAGGAATTTTACCAAATGTCATCACATACACCTCTTTAATCTGTGGTCTCTGTAAGTTAGGTCGTTGGGATGAGGCCTCAAAGATGCTAAAAGAAATGGAGGATGAGAACATTTCTCCGGATGTGCAAACCTTTAATGTATTAGTTGATGCTTTTTGCAAGGAAGGTAAAGTAGAAGAAGCTGAGGCTGTTATAAACATCATGATTGAGAGAGGTAAGGTTCCAAACATAGTGACATACAACGCACTTATTGATGGTTACTGTCTACGAGGTGAAATGATCAAAGCAAAAACAATTTTTGATTCAATGACACTTAGAGGTCTCGTTCCTGATGTTGTTACTTACAGTAGTTTATTGAATGGGTATTGCAAGAATCTGAATATTGAGAAGGCTGAGCAAGTGTTTCATGAAATGACTGTAAAAGGTTTAAAACCCGATGTAGTCACTTACAGCACCATGATACAAGGATTTTTTCAGGTTGGGCGTTGTGTAGCTGCGCGCAGACTCTTTGATGAGATGCATGCACAAGGCCAAATCCCAGACCAATGCACTTATGGAATAGTTTTAGATGGCCTTTGCAACAACCATCTAGTAGAGGATGCGCTTTCTTTGTTTTATTTGGTGGGTAACAGCAAGCTTAATTCTCATATTGCAGTGTACAACATTCTCATTGATGGTGCAGGCAAAAATGGGAAAGTCGAAGTTGCGAGGATTCTTTTCCAAGGTCTAATTGATAAAGGCTTGCAACCTGATGTTCGTACATATAACGTGATGATCAGTGGTTTTTGTCGGGAAGGTCAATTGGGGGAAGCAAAGTTGTTGTTTCTCAAAATGGAAGAGAGTGGGTGCCCGCCAAATAATATTACTTACTGTGTTTTTCTCCAAGGATGTCTAAAGAACAAGCATTATGATGATGTAGAGATGCTTTTACAGGAAATGGATGATAGAGGTTACTCACTTGATGCTTCGACTTTATCGTTATTTATTGATCATATCGCAGCTGGTTTACTAGATAGAAGTATGCTTAAGTTGTTCAATAAGCTAGTTCCAAAAGAATTATTGGACGATCCTAGGTTGTGCGCCTGGGAGAGTAACTGA
- the LOC110930862 gene encoding putative pentatricopeptide repeat-containing protein At1g12700, mitochondrial, with translation MMNRTAFIKFRGTNSFLLHSLSSFQFATHTASLHSNVSSFIHKITNLNDALNLFDEMSHTRPLPSVVKFNQLLTAVTKIKHFSSSLDLFKQMCAIGVPVDKYSMSIAIKCCCQLYRTKDGFALLGCCFRRAISPHVYIYNALLDGLVLEDKILEAEMLFKKLIKQNLCEPDVVTYSTMIKGLCKFGNNVTALALLRLMEQKNCKPDIVTYSTIIDSLCKDKMMDDAFKLFKEMLFEKGILPDVITYTSLIHGLCNLGRWDEASKLLKQMEDENISPNVKTFNVLVDAFCKEGKVEEAEAVINIMIERGEVPNIVTYSSLIDGYCLRGEMIKAREIFDSMTLRGLVPDVVTYSSLLNGYCKNRNIEEAMQMFRQMTGQGLKPNVVTYSTMLQGLFRVGRCVDARKLFDEMYAQGQNPNECTYRIVLEGLCSNRQVEDALSLFHLIGDSRLNSDIVVYTILIDGAGKCGKVDIARVLFQGLIDKGLQPNVRTYTVMISGFCQEGLLGEAKLLFLKMDESGCPPDNVTYRVLLQGCLKNQHCDDVVMLLQEMDDRGYSLDASTLSLFIDHIAAGLLDRSMLKLLGKLVPKELLDDSSLCDWE, from the coding sequence ATGATGAATCGCACAGCTTTCATCAAATTCAGAGGTACCAACTCCTTccttcttcattctctctcatctttCCAATTCGCTACTCACACAGCTTCCCTTCACTCCAATGTTTCCTCTTTTATTCATAAAATTACCAATTTGAATGATGCCTTGAacctgtttgatgaaatgtcacACACACGCCCTTTGCCCTCTGTTGTTAAGTTTAATCAGTTGTTGACTGCTGTTACTAAAATcaaacatttttcttcttctcttgACCTTTTCAAACAAATGTGTGCAATTGGTGTTCCCGTTGATAAATACTCAATGAGCATTGCAATCAAGTGTTGCTGTCAGCTGTATCGCACCAAAGACGGGTTTGCACTCCTAGGATGCTGCTTTAGACGAGCTATTTCACCCCATGTGTACATATATAATGCCCTCTTAGATGGACTTGTACTTGAAGATAAGATTCTTGAAGCGGAGATGCTGTTCAAAAAGCTCATCAAGCAAAACCTTTGTGAACCTGATGTCGTTACCTACAGCACAATGATTAAAGGGCTTTGCAAGTTCGGTAATAACGTTACAGCACTTGCTTTGCTCAGGCTGATGGAGCAAAAAAACTGCAAGCCTGATATTGTTACATATAGCACCATCATTGATAGTCTTTGCAAGGATAAAATGATGGATGATGCTTTCAAGCTCTTTAAAGAGATGCTATTTGAAAAAGGAATTTTACCAGATGTCATTACCTACACTTCTTTAATTCATGGCCTTTGTAACTTAGGTCGTTGGGATGAGGCCTCAAAGCTGCTAAAACAAATGGAGGATGAGAACATTTCTCCAAATGTAAAAACCTTTAACGTATTAGTTGATGCTTTTTGCAAGGAAGGTAAAGTAGAAGAAGCTGAGGCTGTTATCAACATCATGATTGAGAGAGGTGAGGTTCCAAACATAGTGACGTACAGTTCACTTATTGATGGTTACTGTCTTCGAGGTGAGATGATCAAAGCAAGGGAGATTTTTGATTCAATGACACTTAGAGGTCTCGTTCCTGATGTTGTTACTTACAGTAGTTTATTGAATGGGTATTGCAAGAATCGGAATATAGAAGAGGCTATGCAAATGTTTCGTCAAATGACCGGACAAGGTTTAAAACCCAATGTGGTCACTTACAGCACCATGTTACAAGGATTGTTTCGGGTTGGGCGTTGTGTAGATGCACGCAAACTCTTTGATGAGATGTATGCACAAGGCCAAAATCCAAACGAATGCACCTATCGAATAGTTTTAGAGGGCCTTTGCAGCAATCGTCAAGTAGAAGATGCTCTCTCTTTGTTTCATTTGATAGGTGATAGCAGACTTAATTCTGATATTGTTGTGTACACTATCCTCATTGATGGTGCAGGAAAATGTGGGAAAGTGGATATTGCGAGGGTTCTTTTCCAAGGTCTAATTGATAAAGGCTTGCAACCTAATGTTCGTACATACACTGTGATGATAAGTGGTTTTTGTCAGGAAGGTCTCTTGGGGGAAGCCAAGTTGTTGTTTCTTAAAATGGACGAGAGTGGCTGCCCGCCAGATAATGTTACTTACCGTGTTCTTCTCCAAGGATGTCTAAAGAACCAGCACTGTGATGATGTGGTGATGCTTCTACAGGAAATGGATGATAGAGGTTACTCACTTGATGCTTCGACTTTATCGTTATTTATAGATCATATCGCAGCTGGTTTACTAGATAGAAGTATGCTTAAGCTGTTAGGTAAGCTTGTGCCAAAAGAATTATTGGACGATTCTAGCTTGTGCGATTGGGAGTGA